In Mycoavidus cysteinexigens, a genomic segment contains:
- a CDS encoding BolA family protein: MSVWSNNPLAVIETRLRDALAPLYLTVDDDGAQHVGHAGAKSGGHFSVTVVATSFAGKTRVARHRLIYDALDDAMQGAIHALAIAAYTPEEFDALSSKTQAIS, from the coding sequence ATGTCTGTTTGGTCTAATAATCCGCTGGCAGTGATTGAAACGCGGCTGCGTGATGCGCTGGCGCCGCTCTATTTAACTGTAGACGATGACGGTGCGCAGCATGTAGGTCATGCCGGCGCTAAATCTGGCGGGCATTTTAGCGTAACCGTGGTGGCCACGAGCTTTGCTGGCAAAACTCGGGTAGCGCGTCATCGCTTAATTTATGATGCGCTTGACGATGCCATGCAAGGCGCGATTCACGCACTTGCCATTGCTGCCTATACGCCAGAAGAATTTGATGCGCTATCTAGCAAAACTCAGGCGATTTCGTAG
- the msrB gene encoding peptide-methionine (R)-S-oxide reductase MsrB — protein MNPKDTPKKSAKEWRQQLSDVAYKVTRQAATEPAFSGAYWDHWQTGVYQCVCCGTPLFASAAKFDAACGWPSFDRPVASEKIEEKVDHSYQMTRVEVRCQQCAAHLGHVFTDGPTQTGLRYCINSAALEFDPKPE, from the coding sequence ATGAACCCTAAAGATACGCCTAAAAAATCTGCTAAAGAATGGCGCCAACAGCTTTCTGATGTAGCCTATAAAGTGACTCGGCAAGCTGCCACCGAGCCGGCTTTTAGCGGTGCTTACTGGGATCATTGGCAAACTGGCGTGTATCAATGTGTTTGTTGCGGCACGCCACTTTTTGCGTCGGCGGCTAAATTTGATGCGGCCTGTGGCTGGCCAAGTTTTGATCGGCCGGTGGCCAGTGAGAAAATTGAAGAAAAGGTTGACCATTCTTACCAAATGACGCGGGTTGAAGTCCGTTGTCAGCAATGCGCAGCTCATCTCGGACATGTATTTACGGATGGTCCGACTCAAACTGGGCTACGCTACTGTATTAACTCAGCTGCGTTAGAATTCGATCCTAAGCCTGAATAG
- a CDS encoding septation protein A, protein MKFLFDLFPVALFFVAFKVWGIFVATAVTIAATLAQIAWVAFRHRKVEPALWVSLGVIVVLGGSTLLLRDEMFIKWKPTVLYWVFALTLIISRFAFNKNLMQAMLGKKIVMPQRAWSALNSAWAGFFVVLGCLNLVIAYQFSTDTWVNFKLFGGTALMFIFIIIQSIWLTRYLKSE, encoded by the coding sequence ATGAAATTTTTATTCGATCTTTTTCCTGTTGCTCTTTTTTTTGTTGCTTTCAAAGTGTGGGGCATCTTTGTTGCAACGGCTGTAACAATTGCAGCAACCCTTGCACAGATCGCTTGGGTGGCCTTCCGTCATCGCAAGGTAGAGCCTGCTTTATGGGTCAGCCTAGGGGTGATTGTTGTGCTTGGCGGCTCGACCCTTTTGTTGCGCGATGAAATGTTTATCAAATGGAAACCCACCGTCCTGTACTGGGTATTTGCGTTAACCTTGATCATTTCAAGATTTGCTTTTAATAAAAACCTAATGCAAGCGATGCTGGGTAAAAAAATTGTCATGCCGCAGCGCGCTTGGAGTGCTTTGAATTCGGCTTGGGCGGGCTTTTTTGTGGTCTTAGGCTGCTTAAATTTGGTCATTGCGTATCAGTTTTCAACCGATACTTGGGTCAACTTCAAGCTGTTCGGTGGTACTGCTTTGATGTTTATTTTTATCATCATCCAAAGTATTTGGTTAACCCGATATTTAAAGAGTGAGTAA